The nucleotide sequence TCGGCTTTGATCCCCGGATCAGCTCCTGGAGCCCCTATCACGGTGCGGTCTACGCGGTACTCCAGAGCGTCGCCCGTATTGCTGCCATGGGCGGGGACTTTCGCACCGTCCGGCTTACATTTCAGGAATACTTCGAGCGATTGGGAAATGACCCTCGGCGCTGGGGCAAACCGCTGGCTGCCCTGCTTGGGGCTTTTCATGCCCAGCAAGCCCTGGGTGCACCGGCCATCGGAGGCAAGGACAGCATGTCCGGTTCCTTCGAGAACCTTGATGTTCCGCCCACCCTGGTCTCCTTTGCGGTGGCACCGACAACAGCGGAGAGGATTATCTCACAGGAGCTCAAACAGGCAGGCAGTAATCTTGTTCTGCTTTTGGTCCCCCGGGACGCAGAGGGACTGCCGGACCTGGAAGCCGCTGCCGCGAACTACGCCAGAATTTTCGAGGCAGGCACCGATAACATACTCAGCGCCAAATGCGTCGGCGCAGGAGGAATCGCGGCCTCTGTTACGGAGATGGCTTTCGGCAACAGGCTGGGAGTAGAGTTCGACGAATCCCTGAACAGGGACGAGCTTTTCGGCCTGCAATACGGCAGCATAATTCTCGAAATACCTGCAGAAAACAGGTGGCGGGAGCTTTTCATCGGCCTTGATTGCCGTATAATCGGCAGAGTTCTTGCAGAAGGAGCGATCAGGATCGGCGGGAAGATACTACCCCTTAATCAGGTCCTGGAAACATGGAAACAAGCCCTGGAAAAGGTATTCCCCATGGCCGCCTCTTCTGCAGAGAAAACAGAAAACGGAACAAACGACGATGGCGGCTGCGGCGCAATCCCGGCAAACCCGTCAATCTCCTGGCCAGAGTCTTTCGCAAAAGCTGCGGTATCTTACGCAGTTCCGCGGGTGCTGATTCCCGTGTTCCCGGGAACCAACTGCGAGTACGACTCCGCCGCGGCCTTCCGCCGGGCAGGGGGAAGCCCTGAGTTCGCCATTGTCCGCAACCTTAACCCCCAGATGGTTAACGAATCCATCGCCAGGGTTGCCGCCGCCCTGAAGAACGCACAGATCCTGATGCTCCCGGGCGGCTTCAGTGCCGGGGACGAACCGGAAGGATCGGGCAAGTTTATCGCCGCCTTTTTCCGTAATCCCGCTCTTACCGACGCGGTGCACGAGTTCCTGGAGAGGGACGGGCTTATCCTGGGGATCTGCAACGGTTTTCAGGCCCTTATCAAGCTCGGGCTGCTCCCCTGGGGGCGGATTACGCAACCCAAGGCCGACAGCCCGACCCTGACCTTTAATACCATCAACGCCCATGTAAGCCGCTTTGTACAGACCAGGATTGAAAATGCCTCATCTCCATGGCTAAAGCATACCAGCTCCGGGGAGCTGCACTGGATTCCGGTATCCCACGGAGAAGGCCGCTTTACTGCGCCTCCGGAGGTGCTGGATCGCCTTGAAGCTTCCGGACAGATCGCAGCCCGTTATGCAGATTTATCCGGCTGCCCGACCATGGCAGGTCCGGACAATCCCAACGGGTCCATGGCTGCCGTGGAGGCCCTTGTCAGCCCCGACGGTAGAATTCTTGGCAAGATGGGACACTCCGAACGCTGGCGTCCCGGCCTGTACCGGAACATACCGGGAAACAAAGACCAGGGACTCTTTAAGTCGGGAGTGGAGTATTTCGAATAATGAATCCATGTAAAAGATTGCTGCAAAGAGATTATGTTTTGATCATTCCATTACGAGAAAACTCTCTTTAATGATTTATAGTCGTCGAAAAAATTGTCAGCATATTCTTTTGCCCATTTCTGCCATTTAGATGAAGAAGCATACTCATTATCTTTATTTTTCTTAAAATTACCAATTCCACTACTGTTCGTGGTTCTCCAAAGGTACCAATAGTCATTTGGGTTTAATTCATCATAAGGTATTGATTTTTTGTTCACGATATTCTCAATTTTATCCTTCACGTTCTGATCTGTGGTTCCAGGTGAGACAGGTTGTAATATAATGAGCCCAGGAAACGAGACAGCTTCTGGGGGTGCCTTTAAGGTGTAACTCTCGCCTTCCAGGGAGCAGAGAGGTATAGTAGTACCATGAGGAAGAGCTACAACACCGCATTCAAATCGAAAGTGGCACTTGAGGCTATCAAGGAGCAGGAGACCATACAGCAGATTGCACTTAAATACGATGTGCATCCGAACCAGGTATCGCAGTGGAAAAAGCAGCTGCCGGACAATCTTCCTGCGACTTTCGAGCGTCCTAATAAGAAGCGAGAAGAGGAGCGCAGGCTTGAGCAGGAGCGCGACCAACTGCTGCGAACTGTTGGAGAACTGACAGTTGTGAACGAATTCCTCAAAAAAAAACACCGCGAGTATTACGGGAAAGATCCGGAATGATTGATCCGAACCATCCCGAGCTGAGCATAGCGCAGCAGTGTCGTACTCTTGAGGTCACTCGGAGCTCCTACTACCGCAAAGGCCGAGATATGCGAACAGAGACGGATCTGGAGGATCTCACAGTCATTCTGGAGTATCACAAGAAGGTCCCCTTTTACGGCTATCGCAAAGTATCACGAGTGCTGTTACCCGAGCATCCTCACCTGACCAGAAAACGAGTCAGGCGGCTGATGAAGCGTTTTGGACTGCGGGCATTATATCCTGGGCCAAATCTGAGCAAGGCACGCAACGATCACAAGAAATATCCGTATTTGTTGCG is from Marispirochaeta sp. and encodes:
- a CDS encoding transposase, with product MRKSYNTAFKSKVALEAIKEQETIQQIALKYDVHPNQVSQWKKQLPDNLPATFERPNKKREEERRLEQERDQLLRTVGELTVVNEFLKKKHREYYGKDPE